From Anaerolineales bacterium, one genomic window encodes:
- the mtnP gene encoding S-methyl-5'-thioadenosine phosphorylase — protein MPAAPVLGVIGGSGLYAMDGLENGEYRELDTPFGRPSSRLFVGERAGKRIVFLARHGIGHVYTPTAVNYRANIYAMKMMGVGRILAVSACGSLREDYAPGEIVVPDQLFDRTEGRHRSFFDRGIVAHISAAEPFCADLSATLAASVEEAGGHVHRGGTYITIPGPRFSTKAESNTYRGWGMSIIGMTTCPEAFLAREAEMCYAVMAHVTDYDVWHTSEEPVSVERIVRTLRENTELAQAAINILIDELDGSRACDCADALKDTILTDPEHLDPEAARRLGILVERYLP, from the coding sequence ATGCCTGCTGCGCCAGTACTCGGAGTGATCGGCGGATCCGGTTTGTATGCCATGGATGGCCTCGAAAATGGGGAGTATCGTGAGCTTGATACGCCTTTTGGAAGGCCGTCTTCCCGGTTGTTCGTCGGAGAGCGGGCTGGCAAGCGGATTGTATTTCTGGCACGGCACGGAATCGGGCACGTGTATACACCGACAGCGGTGAATTATCGTGCGAACATCTATGCGATGAAAATGATGGGTGTGGGTCGCATCCTTGCCGTAAGTGCATGCGGCTCCTTGCGTGAAGATTACGCGCCCGGCGAAATCGTAGTGCCCGACCAGTTATTCGACCGGACCGAGGGACGTCATCGTTCCTTTTTTGACCGCGGCATTGTGGCCCATATCAGCGCTGCTGAGCCTTTTTGTGCGGATTTATCAGCGACGCTGGCTGCGAGTGTCGAGGAGGCCGGTGGCCATGTACATCGCGGTGGAACCTACATTACGATCCCGGGACCGCGGTTTTCGACGAAGGCGGAATCGAATACATATCGTGGCTGGGGGATGTCCATTATCGGCATGACGACGTGTCCGGAAGCATTTTTAGCGCGGGAAGCTGAGATGTGCTATGCCGTGATGGCGCACGTTACGGATTACGACGTATGGCATACCTCCGAGGAGCCGGTGAGTGTTGAGCGAATCGTACGTACGCTGCGTGAGAATACAGAGCTTGCACAGGCCGCGATCAACATTCTCATTGATGAATTGGATGGTTCACGTGCATGTGATTGTGCGGACGCGTTGAAGGACACCATTCTCACTGATCCAGAACATCTCGATCCCGAAGCAGCGAGGAGGCTGGGCATTCTTGTCGAGCGCTATCTTCCGTGA
- a CDS encoding RtcB family protein has protein sequence MIRKQDFKRINPVTWEIPRSFREDMRVPVRIFASDKILEATLGDRSIEQAVNAATLPGLVSHVVVMPDVHQGYGFPIGGVAATRLPDGVISPGGIGYDINCGVRVLASGISADEAEPWLDDLADALYAHCPSGVGVKGSVRLTAKALDNVLRQGSEWTERNGFATSEDVMRTEEQGRLADADPGCVSDRAKQRGRPQLGTLGAGNHFIEVDIVEEIFHAEAAQAMGLHVGNLAVQIHCGSRGFGHQICSDYVRELQKAVQRYNIQLPDRELVCAPLDSPEGKRYFAAMACAANYAFANRQVLTHHARRAFEETLAGKVGNWDLSLVYDIAHNMGKIETHHIEGEEVTVCVHRKGATRAFGPGFEGLPEEYRELGQPVMVPGSMGTGSWVLLGTEASMELAFGSSCHGAGRTMSRRQAKHTVRGDQLLAELENQGIHIRAGSMPGLAEEAPQAYKDVDSVVDVVSEAGIAKKVARLKPLIVIKG, from the coding sequence ATGATCCGCAAACAAGATTTTAAGCGCATCAATCCCGTCACCTGGGAAATTCCACGGTCGTTCCGTGAGGACATGCGCGTGCCTGTACGTATCTTCGCCAGCGACAAGATCCTGGAAGCGACCCTCGGGGATCGTTCGATCGAACAAGCCGTCAATGCGGCGACCCTCCCCGGCCTTGTGAGTCACGTAGTGGTCATGCCGGACGTTCACCAGGGGTACGGCTTTCCCATCGGCGGCGTTGCGGCGACGAGGTTGCCCGACGGCGTCATTTCCCCCGGCGGAATCGGCTATGATATCAACTGCGGTGTTCGAGTGCTGGCAAGTGGAATTTCCGCAGACGAAGCGGAGCCATGGTTGGACGACCTGGCCGACGCTCTATATGCGCACTGCCCCAGCGGCGTAGGCGTCAAGGGCAGCGTCCGGCTGACGGCGAAGGCCCTCGACAACGTGCTCCGCCAGGGTTCGGAATGGACTGAACGAAACGGATTCGCCACGTCCGAGGACGTGATGCGAACGGAAGAACAAGGTCGCTTGGCGGATGCCGACCCTGGCTGTGTGAGCGATCGCGCCAAACAGCGCGGCCGTCCGCAGTTGGGCACGTTGGGCGCCGGAAACCACTTCATCGAAGTCGACATCGTCGAAGAGATCTTCCATGCGGAAGCCGCGCAGGCGATGGGCTTGCACGTCGGCAACCTGGCCGTGCAAATTCACTGCGGCTCGCGCGGATTTGGCCATCAAATATGTTCGGACTACGTGCGTGAGCTTCAGAAAGCCGTCCAGCGCTACAACATCCAACTGCCGGACCGGGAACTCGTCTGCGCGCCGTTGGACTCTCCGGAAGGGAAGCGTTATTTCGCCGCCATGGCCTGTGCCGCCAATTACGCTTTTGCCAACCGTCAGGTTCTGACCCATCACGCTCGCAGGGCTTTCGAGGAAACCCTGGCCGGCAAGGTGGGCAATTGGGATCTTTCTTTGGTCTACGATATCGCCCACAACATGGGAAAAATCGAGACACACCACATCGAAGGGGAGGAAGTGACCGTCTGCGTGCACCGCAAGGGAGCCACACGCGCCTTCGGGCCCGGATTTGAAGGACTGCCCGAGGAGTATCGAGAATTGGGCCAGCCGGTGATGGTTCCCGGCAGCATGGGGACGGGATCGTGGGTATTGTTGGGCACGGAGGCGAGCATGGAATTGGCGTTCGGTTCCTCGTGCCACGGCGCAGGACGAACGATGAGCCGCAGGCAGGCGAAACACACCGTGCGAGGCGACCAGCTCCTGGCCGAGCTCGAAAATCAAGGGATTCACATCCGCGCCGGATCGATGCCGGGACTGGCGGAAGAAGCACCGCAAGCCTACAAAGACGTGGATAGCGTCGTCGACGTCGTATCCGAGGCAGGAATCGCTAAAAAGGTCGCCCGTCTCAAGCCGCTCATCGTGATTAAAGGCTGA
- a CDS encoding FHA domain-containing protein: MDDQLQTLAKTIQLAIHNSVKLLPWRDFSVSTLSHQIATEVLATVKVDRDSQRFAPDQFTLTIHPHETGELQSVKPEIQDDLAANLEKALNECNFSFTREPHITLATDPTLKKGEIRVIAWHSADPMEITPDPRNLSVVRSELPRRNAFLVVEGRRHFPLSKPVITIGRRVDNDLVLDGHHVSRKHAQIEAHECRYQIVDLDSMAGVKVNGRKVEKQTLFAGDVITLADVELVYAEGAEVPPAVTPPYSPPAKPVDERDAETPLYIKKSELEGDTTPTGKPDE, encoded by the coding sequence ATGGATGACCAACTTCAAACACTTGCAAAGACAATCCAACTGGCGATACACAACAGCGTAAAGCTTTTGCCATGGCGCGATTTTTCGGTTTCGACGCTTTCTCATCAGATCGCAACAGAAGTGCTGGCTACGGTCAAAGTCGATCGGGATTCGCAGCGCTTTGCTCCCGATCAGTTTACATTGACCATTCATCCTCACGAAACGGGTGAGTTACAATCCGTCAAGCCTGAAATCCAAGATGATTTGGCCGCGAACCTTGAGAAGGCGTTGAACGAATGCAACTTCTCGTTTACCAGAGAGCCGCACATCACGCTGGCGACAGACCCAACGCTGAAGAAGGGCGAGATACGGGTGATCGCATGGCACAGTGCCGATCCGATGGAGATCACGCCCGATCCGAGAAATCTGTCCGTAGTAAGGTCTGAGCTACCCAGAAGAAATGCTTTCCTCGTTGTTGAAGGCCGCAGGCATTTTCCACTCAGCAAGCCGGTAATCACGATTGGCCGCCGCGTCGATAACGATCTCGTGCTGGACGGCCACCATGTTTCACGAAAACATGCGCAGATAGAAGCTCATGAATGTCGATATCAGATCGTCGATCTCGATTCGATGGCGGGCGTCAAGGTTAATGGACGCAAGGTCGAAAAACAGACTTTGTTCGCCGGAGACGTGATTACTTTGGCCGATGTCGAGTTGGTCTATGCAGAAGGGGCGGAAGTTCCACCCGCGGTCACTCCACCGTACAGCCCTCCCGCGAAACCAGTTGATGAACGTGATGCGGAAACCCCACTCTATATTAAGAAATCGGAACTCGAAGGCGATACCACACCGACGGGTAAGCCGGACGAGTGA
- the ffh gene encoding signal recognition particle protein: MFESLTQRMQSTFRLLARRGRLRPEDVDAALKEIRLALLEADVHYKVVKELLEIVRERALSAEVARALNPAQQVIVIVQEVLVKTLGQPVALDLTGDKPRIVMLVGLQGAGKTTTAAKLARLLKTGGERVWLVAVDPYRPAAAEQLVILGEEIKVPVSYEPGLSPLAMSESGFRSASNAGASVVILDTAGRSQIDENMMDELESIRDRLAPVEILLVADAMTGQEAVNIAQGFREALDITGIILTKMDGDARGGAAISMRAVTGVPIKFIGVGEARDAIEIFDPERLASRILGMGDISGLVEKAQAGLDPQLASKQVDRLRSGEFTLEDFLEQIAMIQRIGPFGKVLSMLPGGLTGGAQIDQIAAEKQLNRTKAMIQSMTVYERQHPQKLNASRKRRVAAGSGTTVQEVNQLLRQYRQMQRLLKSTGSDAFRGLSNLM, translated from the coding sequence ATGTTTGAATCTCTAACCCAGCGTATGCAAAGCACATTTCGACTGCTCGCCAGGAGAGGTCGCTTGCGTCCCGAGGACGTAGATGCGGCGCTTAAAGAAATCCGCCTGGCGCTGCTCGAGGCGGACGTACATTACAAAGTCGTAAAAGAACTGCTCGAGATCGTACGCGAGCGTGCCTTGAGTGCGGAAGTTGCCCGGGCGTTAAATCCTGCCCAACAGGTCATCGTGATCGTCCAGGAAGTATTGGTCAAGACTCTGGGGCAACCCGTCGCGCTTGATCTCACGGGAGATAAGCCACGAATCGTCATGTTGGTGGGCCTCCAGGGCGCAGGTAAAACGACCACCGCGGCGAAACTGGCGCGGCTGTTGAAGACGGGCGGAGAGCGGGTTTGGCTGGTTGCCGTCGATCCATACCGGCCGGCGGCTGCCGAACAGTTGGTCATCCTTGGCGAGGAAATCAAGGTCCCCGTGTCCTACGAACCAGGTCTTTCACCGTTGGCGATGAGCGAATCCGGATTCCGATCCGCTTCGAACGCAGGAGCGAGCGTCGTTATACTGGATACCGCAGGACGTTCGCAAATCGACGAGAACATGATGGACGAACTCGAATCGATCCGTGATCGGCTTGCGCCAGTCGAGATCCTGCTCGTGGCGGACGCCATGACGGGTCAGGAAGCGGTGAACATCGCCCAAGGCTTTCGTGAAGCCCTGGATATCACGGGGATTATCTTGACGAAAATGGATGGCGACGCGCGCGGCGGCGCGGCGATTTCCATGCGTGCCGTCACCGGCGTACCGATAAAATTCATCGGCGTCGGTGAAGCAAGAGATGCAATTGAGATTTTCGATCCGGAGCGACTGGCTTCGAGAATCCTGGGAATGGGAGACATCAGCGGACTCGTCGAGAAAGCGCAAGCGGGATTGGACCCGCAGCTGGCAAGCAAACAGGTAGATCGCCTGCGCAGCGGTGAGTTTACGTTGGAGGATTTCCTGGAGCAGATCGCCATGATCCAACGCATCGGCCCTTTCGGCAAGGTATTGTCGATGCTCCCGGGTGGATTGACCGGCGGCGCACAGATCGATCAAATTGCTGCCGAGAAACAGCTGAATCGAACGAAAGCAATGATACAATCTATGACAGTGTACGAACGGCAGCATCCGCAGAAATTGAACGCAAGTCGAAAGAGACGTGTTGCCGCTGGATCGGGAACGACGGTTCAAGAAGTGAATCAGCTCCTGCGCCAGTACCGTCAGATGCAAAGGTTGTTGAAAAGTACCGGCAGTGACGCTTTTAGAGGACTTTCGAATTTAATGTAA
- a CDS encoding FHA domain-containing protein — MSLDVLFLVLRFLAALILYLFIAGVILVLWRDLRAASTYALRIPLAYLDLEGMGDECSKFKLQEENIIGRAAENTIPIVDETVSTRHARLAFYKGQWLLEDLGSRNGTKVNDIPVNEPLALADGDRIQLGKVTARFEKNPSESEPVQD; from the coding sequence GTGAGTCTCGATGTCCTGTTCCTGGTGCTGCGATTTCTCGCAGCGTTGATTCTGTACTTGTTCATCGCAGGGGTGATTCTCGTACTCTGGCGCGATCTGCGGGCTGCCAGTACGTATGCGCTGCGCATCCCACTTGCATATCTCGACCTCGAAGGAATGGGGGATGAATGCAGCAAATTCAAATTGCAGGAAGAGAATATCATCGGACGCGCTGCGGAGAACACGATCCCGATCGTCGATGAAACCGTTTCTACGCGGCATGCAAGACTGGCGTTCTACAAAGGCCAATGGCTGCTGGAGGATTTGGGCTCAAGAAATGGCACGAAGGTCAATGACATCCCCGTAAACGAACCGCTCGCGTTGGCGGATGGCGATCGAATCCAGCTTGGAAAAGTCACTGCACGATTTGAAAAGAACCCGTCTGAATCGGAGCCTGTGCAAGACTGA
- a CDS encoding DUF3662 domain-containing protein, whose translation MKEHFSRLEERIEGLVEGALSRLLGAQVQPAMLAGQLARAMSDGVRNGEGEKLLAPDRYALTFNQAAVEMLLEKIPDLRDELAAGLLSIVRESGYFLSCEPHITIAADPTLAEHEVRVVAWHSETLIEATQGMSQDLSQEQGEMPIGAYLIVSGSRHFPLDRPVINIGRRLDNQLILDDPHVSRTHAQLRLRDSRFVLFDLGSTSGTRVNDRKAKQHVLQPGDVITIASTLLVYGEDPNGPPDETPSYHPRFPPLPAGDQPTRTTLKKDMSER comes from the coding sequence ATGAAAGAGCATTTTAGCAGGCTAGAGGAGCGAATAGAAGGTCTCGTCGAGGGTGCGTTGAGTCGATTGCTCGGCGCACAAGTTCAACCTGCGATGCTGGCGGGGCAATTGGCGCGGGCGATGAGTGATGGTGTGCGGAATGGAGAGGGGGAAAAATTACTCGCACCGGATCGATATGCCTTGACGTTCAATCAGGCTGCCGTGGAGATGCTGCTGGAGAAAATTCCCGATTTACGGGATGAGCTTGCAGCGGGTTTGCTGTCGATTGTGCGCGAGAGCGGCTATTTTCTTTCCTGCGAGCCGCATATTACCATTGCGGCGGATCCAACCCTGGCCGAGCACGAAGTGCGCGTCGTCGCCTGGCACAGCGAAACGTTGATCGAAGCCACACAAGGAATGTCTCAAGATCTCAGCCAAGAACAAGGGGAGATGCCGATCGGTGCCTACCTTATCGTCAGTGGTTCCCGCCACTTCCCATTGGATCGCCCGGTCATAAACATCGGACGACGTCTCGACAATCAACTCATTTTGGATGATCCGCACGTATCTCGAACTCATGCCCAACTGCGTTTACGAGATTCTCGTTTCGTTCTCTTCGACCTGGGATCGACGTCCGGGACGCGTGTGAACGATCGTAAGGCGAAGCAGCATGTGCTGCAGCCGGGGGACGTGATCACCATTGCCAGTACGCTTCTTGTATATGGCGAAGACCCCAACGGACCACCAGATGAGACTCCGTCGTACCATCCTCGATTTCCTCCTCTGCCGGCCGGGGATCAACCAACCAGAACGACTCTCAAAAAGGATATGTCGGAACGGTGA
- a CDS encoding FtsW/RodA/SpoVE family cell cycle protein encodes MSSAIFRDQVEENDRREALLLGLAFAFLCLTSLALYLAPAVKTRTAEALGSRWQHFSVLPVWLIAAVALRRTLQRLRPLRDPFILPVGLLLSGWGVLTIWRLAPGFGMRQMGWFVLGVGAMLIVFRLPADLSWLRRYRYLWLIVGVALTALTLLLGTNPSSVEPRLWLGCCGIYLQPSEPLRLLLISFFASYLADRMAFRWGERSKFWPIAYAPLIIVWGLSVALLVLQGDIGAGTLYLVILAALLYLVTGRRRILVAAALIILAGGLIGFGFSASVQNRIQAWIDPWSDPSGGSYQLVQALIAVASGGVLGRGPGIGSPAFVPVVHSDFVFTAIVEEWGLLGGFGLIALFAILVARGFRVAARSREPFGVILAGGLSIGFAFQTILIVGGNIRMLPLVGVTLPFVSYGGSSLMTNLIALSFLLLLSDSSGGAGNFSRPLLTIHGWITAAWVGLAVLLGWWTIYRAPLLTARTDNPRRTVSELYNLRGKIVDRTGEVLAMSTGEQGSYERVYPAPWAATVTGFSSLAYGQTGVERTMDKVLRGEEGYPLSVGWWDRLLTGYPPPGLDVRLTVDSALQREAWEALQGETGAIVILDPSTGDILAMVSSPSYDPNRVDADWQSLIDQEGAPLLNRATQASYQPGMTFAPFVMAWSETAGLVRLEDRASNAASAVSVDGTELRCLMDLSNNEEVDYAQALRAGCPGAFTELGADFEAKNLVGMLQAFGFTQPPSIRLETVPVPPAVVGPSESDWQMAAVGQGDTTVTPLQVARAFAALLADGDLPALRVVAATKDMNGRWQEVDSLAGRDEAIAPEISERIRTALTDDSGSIFRYTAQAIAGTAEESLSWFVCSNVDDLGFAQLVLVILEDAPLVRAQAIGLSLLAWHDPSSSPP; translated from the coding sequence TTGTCGAGCGCTATCTTCCGTGATCAGGTCGAGGAAAACGATCGCCGCGAGGCCCTGCTTTTGGGTCTCGCTTTCGCTTTCCTCTGCCTGACATCGTTGGCTCTATACCTGGCGCCCGCGGTAAAAACGCGTACAGCGGAAGCGCTTGGTTCGCGCTGGCAGCACTTTTCCGTCTTACCGGTGTGGCTGATCGCGGCGGTTGCTTTACGCCGTACGCTGCAGCGGCTGCGGCCTCTTCGCGATCCCTTCATCCTGCCCGTCGGGCTGCTGCTCAGCGGTTGGGGTGTATTGACCATCTGGCGGCTCGCTCCAGGTTTCGGGATGCGGCAGATGGGTTGGTTTGTTTTGGGTGTGGGGGCGATGCTGATCGTGTTCCGTTTGCCTGCGGACCTGAGTTGGCTGCGGCGATATCGTTACTTGTGGCTGATCGTGGGCGTTGCCCTGACTGCCCTGACGCTCCTGTTGGGCACCAATCCGTCCAGCGTCGAACCGCGCCTCTGGTTGGGATGCTGCGGCATCTATCTTCAACCTTCCGAGCCACTGCGGCTGCTGTTGATCTCGTTTTTCGCCTCGTATCTGGCGGATCGAATGGCGTTCCGCTGGGGGGAACGTTCGAAATTCTGGCCGATTGCATATGCCCCGTTGATCATCGTGTGGGGATTGTCGGTCGCGCTGCTCGTCTTGCAGGGGGACATAGGTGCAGGGACGCTCTATCTGGTCATTCTCGCTGCCCTGCTGTACCTGGTAACGGGCAGACGACGCATCCTCGTCGCTGCAGCCCTGATCATATTGGCCGGAGGATTGATTGGATTTGGCTTTTCTGCATCTGTACAGAATCGTATTCAAGCCTGGATCGATCCATGGAGCGATCCGAGCGGCGGTTCTTATCAGTTGGTACAGGCACTCATTGCCGTCGCATCCGGCGGTGTACTCGGACGAGGCCCTGGGATCGGTTCTCCGGCTTTCGTCCCTGTCGTTCATTCCGATTTCGTCTTTACGGCCATCGTGGAGGAGTGGGGTTTACTCGGCGGGTTCGGTCTGATTGCGTTGTTCGCAATTCTCGTGGCTCGAGGATTTCGGGTGGCGGCCAGGTCCAGAGAACCTTTCGGTGTGATTCTTGCCGGTGGTCTGTCGATCGGCTTTGCCTTTCAGACGATCTTGATTGTCGGAGGCAATATCCGCATGCTGCCTCTCGTCGGCGTGACGCTGCCCTTCGTATCCTACGGTGGCTCATCATTGATGACCAATCTGATTGCGCTTTCCTTTCTTCTCTTGCTTTCGGATAGTTCAGGAGGAGCCGGCAATTTCTCCCGGCCGCTGCTTACGATTCATGGCTGGATCACCGCCGCCTGGGTGGGTTTGGCCGTTCTGCTTGGGTGGTGGACGATTTATCGTGCACCGCTTCTAACGGCGCGTACGGACAATCCCCGCAGGACGGTATCCGAACTTTATAACCTGCGCGGGAAAATCGTCGACCGAACGGGTGAGGTGTTGGCAATGTCGACCGGTGAACAAGGGTCGTACGAACGCGTTTATCCGGCGCCCTGGGCTGCGACCGTAACGGGGTTCAGTTCACTGGCCTACGGTCAAACCGGCGTCGAACGAACGATGGACAAAGTGCTCCGCGGGGAAGAGGGTTATCCGCTGTCCGTCGGCTGGTGGGACCGGCTGCTTACGGGATATCCGCCTCCGGGATTGGATGTGCGTCTGACGGTCGATAGCGCTTTGCAGCGTGAAGCCTGGGAAGCGCTGCAAGGTGAGACGGGGGCGATCGTGATCCTCGATCCTTCGACCGGAGACATCCTGGCCATGGTCTCGTCACCGTCATACGATCCCAATCGTGTGGATGCGGACTGGCAATCCTTGATCGACCAGGAAGGGGCGCCCTTGCTGAATCGCGCCACACAGGCTAGCTATCAACCCGGAATGACGTTTGCCCCGTTCGTCATGGCCTGGTCAGAAACGGCTGGGTTGGTGCGGCTGGAAGATCGAGCATCGAATGCAGCTTCCGCCGTTTCTGTGGACGGGACGGAGCTGCGTTGTTTGATGGACTTGTCCAATAATGAGGAAGTTGATTATGCACAGGCGCTGCGCGCTGGATGCCCCGGCGCATTCACCGAATTGGGGGCAGATTTCGAAGCGAAAAACCTCGTCGGTATGCTGCAGGCTTTCGGTTTTACTCAACCGCCTTCGATCCGCCTCGAGACCGTTCCTGTGCCGCCCGCCGTGGTCGGCCCAAGCGAAAGCGATTGGCAAATGGCGGCCGTTGGGCAGGGCGACACAACCGTCACGCCGCTGCAGGTCGCACGGGCATTTGCGGCCTTGCTTGCAGACGGCGATCTCCCGGCGTTGCGTGTCGTAGCCGCGACGAAAGATATGAACGGCCGCTGGCAGGAAGTCGATTCTCTCGCTGGACGGGATGAAGCGATTGCTCCCGAAATAAGTGAAAGAATACGCACGGCGCTTACGGATGATTCGGGTTCTATCTTTCGATACACGGCTCAAGCGATCGCAGGAACGGCTGAGGAGAGCTTGAGCTGGTTTGTGTGTTCGAACGTCGATGATCTGGGCTTCGCTCAACTGGTATTGGTGATATTGGAAGATGCCCCGCTGGTACGAGCACAGGCGATCGGGTTGTCGTTGCTCGCTTGGCATGATCCATCGTCCAGCCCCCCTTGA
- a CDS encoding archease — protein MNESSRIDRGSTAVEEIEHTADWAIRVRGKNLEALFQNAAQGMLQLMQASSRSGTPRSKTIELRALDNETLMVTWLEELLFNMETHEVNYTDIDVQKVEDCRLRAIVRETPLAALKKEIKAVTFHDLKIESTDEGFITTIVFDV, from the coding sequence ATGAACGAATCAAGCCGCATCGATCGGGGAAGTACTGCCGTCGAAGAGATTGAACATACCGCCGACTGGGCCATCCGGGTCCGAGGTAAAAACCTCGAGGCGTTATTTCAAAACGCCGCTCAGGGAATGCTGCAATTAATGCAGGCGTCATCACGTTCCGGAACACCCCGGTCAAAGACCATCGAGCTTCGCGCGCTCGACAACGAAACCCTGATGGTAACCTGGCTGGAAGAATTACTTTTCAACATGGAAACCCACGAGGTCAACTATACGGATATCGATGTTCAGAAAGTGGAAGACTGCCGCCTGCGGGCGATCGTGCGAGAAACGCCGCTTGCGGCGTTGAAGAAAGAGATCAAGGCGGTGACGTTTCACGACTTGAAAATCGAATCGACAGACGAAGGCTTTATCACCACCATCGTTTTCGACGTCTAG
- the tyrS gene encoding tyrosine--tRNA ligase, with amino-acid sequence MDEMTFEQQADLLMQGTEYGDEHLKQSMREELLDRLKQAKKEGRTLRVYCGFDPRTTDLHLGHTVPMRKLRQFQDLGHEVIFLVGRFTSLVGDPSDKDKVRAQLSPEQAQKNAETYANQAFRILDPQRTKVEYNDTWLSKLTFEDLIHLASNFTIQQFLSREAFRKRWDQEDPIYLHEFFYALMQGYDAYHLKTDVQVGGTDQLFNIVTAARKLMEAKGEKPNIAIILGILPGTDGVVKMSKSLGNHIPLNTTPEDMYGKVMSVPDAAMGDYFRLVTRWTPPEIEAIEAGLNSGNSHPRDVKMKLAREIVEIYYGEDAVQQAEETFIKVFQEQETPSDMPDFAVQPGSSLVAIMRDAGLVKSNSEARRLVKQKGVRLDDVVVEDADQAMEIKSPIVLRVGKRRFVRLVPGE; translated from the coding sequence ATGGATGAAATGACATTCGAACAACAAGCCGATCTGCTGATGCAAGGAACCGAATATGGAGATGAGCATCTCAAACAATCGATGCGAGAGGAATTATTGGATCGCCTGAAACAGGCGAAGAAGGAAGGGCGAACGCTGCGCGTATATTGTGGCTTCGATCCGCGCACGACCGATCTGCACCTCGGACATACGGTCCCGATGCGTAAACTGCGCCAATTCCAGGACCTGGGACACGAAGTCATCTTTTTGGTCGGCCGATTCACGTCGCTGGTTGGCGATCCATCCGACAAGGACAAGGTGCGCGCACAGTTATCCCCGGAGCAAGCACAGAAAAACGCTGAGACGTATGCCAATCAAGCGTTTCGCATCCTCGATCCGCAGCGGACCAAGGTCGAATACAACGATACCTGGTTGTCGAAGCTGACGTTCGAGGATTTAATTCATCTGGCCTCGAATTTCACTATCCAGCAGTTCCTTTCGCGAGAAGCTTTTCGCAAACGCTGGGATCAGGAAGATCCGATTTATCTTCACGAGTTCTTCTACGCCTTGATGCAGGGATACGACGCCTACCACCTGAAGACCGACGTACAGGTCGGTGGGACTGATCAACTTTTCAACATCGTCACCGCAGCCCGGAAGTTGATGGAAGCCAAGGGGGAGAAACCGAACATCGCCATCATTCTCGGCATCCTTCCCGGGACGGACGGTGTGGTTAAGATGAGCAAATCGCTCGGAAATCACATCCCGCTCAACACCACGCCGGAAGACATGTATGGCAAAGTGATGAGTGTGCCCGATGCTGCGATGGGAGATTACTTCCGGCTGGTGACTCGCTGGACGCCGCCGGAGATCGAAGCCATCGAAGCGGGCCTGAATTCCGGAAACTCCCACCCGCGAGACGTGAAGATGAAACTGGCGCGGGAGATCGTCGAGATTTATTACGGCGAAGATGCGGTCCAGCAGGCAGAGGAGACGTTCATAAAAGTATTTCAGGAGCAAGAAACGCCTTCCGACATGCCGGATTTCGCCGTCCAACCGGGATCGTCGCTGGTGGCCATCATGCGGGACGCGGGTCTGGTGAAGAGCAACAGCGAAGCTCGTCGACTGGTCAAACAAAAAGGCGTACGCTTGGACGATGTCGTCGTCGAGGATGCCGATCAGGCCATGGAAATCAAGTCACCGATCGTGCTGCGGGTGGGGAAACGCCGCTTCGTGAGGCTGGTGCCTGGAGAATGA